DNA from Cherax quadricarinatus isolate ZL_2023a chromosome 7, ASM3850222v1, whole genome shotgun sequence:
agtggagatgaGATAAATGTTTTTTTGGAACTTGACGAGTTGTTgcagtatgagcagggtaatattttgtgataggattcagggaaaccggttagccagtcGAGTCCTAGAGGTGacaagtatagtgcctgcactctaaaggagggggtttGGAATTTCTGCTGTTTGAAGGgatatctaaactgttgtatctacacatatctggcaagacagtgatagtgtgaatgatggagaaagtgtttctcttttgggtcaccctgccatggtgggagatggccagcatgttaaaaaaaaaaatcagtgaaacCAAACTCAATTAAAAATTCTTTTTAATCAAATGTATACACTTATTATTATACATACACATCAAAACACAAACAAGTACCTGTAATAGTAAGGCTCCTTTTGAGTAGCTTCTAATGCACAGTGAAGAGTGGTCTGAATACCTTCAATTGTGCTTTTAAAAAAGATGGTACTCAAATTACTAGCTGACCAGGTCCCCATTATGTGACGACCTAAATTAGACTGTACAGCTCCTGGGTGAACAGCAAAGACTTGAATGTTTGTCCCTGTAAAATATGAAACATGATTAAACATAAGATTAGATTTTTCAGAGATGATGACATATATGCCACATATCTATTACAAGTCTttaaatattaacaataataaagtttttctttctttttgggtcatcctgcctctgtGGGAAACCGATGATgtgttaaaataaaaataaaaaaaataaagtacaaAGACTGAAAGAGTATCAGCATATTACAAAGCACTctgaattgtaaaaaaaaattgcatttacaagtgaaaaaaaaagagTGATTTTGCTTTACGGGGGTagactggaacctaacccgcATATAAGTGGTGCCCTCCTGTATTTCCTTATACCTATTGCCCCTGTTCATCCAGCAGCAAGTACCTGGGTATTAACCAACTCTTGTAGATTGTATCCAAGTAGGGTGGTTTATCTTAGATACGGTTAGGATTTGAAATGAGTTGAAGTAGGATAACAGCCTTTAGTGTATATAtttagagataaaaaaaaaaatctcatgaaTCAAATAGTTTTATAGAGTAAGAAGATATTCATTCTTATGATGAGCTGTACACATTATGTTTAGCATTTTAAGAATAGCATCTTTTTGCTCTTTTAGGATCTAACTTCTAATTGGCAGGAACTTATTACCAAACTTTAATAATTACCTTTCAATATCTTTGCAAGTTGTCGGGTGAAAAGAACATTTGCTAGCTTGCTGTTTTCATATGCATGAACTCTGTCATATCCTTTTTCATAGTTCATGTCATCAAATGGAATACAACCTCCTGAAATAAAAGTTTTTCATGAAAATCAAGTTAATTTTATTCCAAGATCTGCAAAAC
Protein-coding regions in this window:
- the LOC128686764 gene encoding retinol dehydrogenase 12; translation: MMCPYMKTEDGFEMQMGTNHLGHFLLTSLLLPLLTHSEPARIITVSSLGHSRGCIPFDDMNYEKGYDRVHAYENSKLANVLFTRQLAKILKGTNIQVFAVHPGAVQSNLGRHIMGTWSASNLSTIFFKSTIEGIQTTLHCALEATQKEPYYYSDCGLGCASAAARDDAAAEKLWQISEKMVGLAKED